In the Oryza glaberrima chromosome 6, OglaRS2, whole genome shotgun sequence genome, one interval contains:
- the LOC127778007 gene encoding LOW QUALITY PROTEIN: protein ALP1-like (The sequence of the model RefSeq protein was modified relative to this genomic sequence to represent the inferred CDS: deleted 2 bases in 1 codon; substituted 1 base at 1 genomic stop codon) — translation MMWEEINDPTEAELEARLEAQLEMKLMARLAGNSNQRGGYTRRYISRDHEDDHNRLFAKYFLDNPLYTDDQFRRRFRMRRHLFLHIVQALGEWSPYFCLRTDAFGKVGLSPFQKCTAAMRMLAYGTPADLMDETFGVAESTAMECMINFVQGVRHIFGKQYLRRPTEEDIQRLLQFGEAHGFPGMLGSVDCMHWEWQNCPVAWKGQFTRGDYGVPTIMLEAVASKDLWIWHAFFGAAGSNNDINVLDQSPLFTDVLQGRAPPVQYTLNESDYNMGYYLADGIYPEWATFAKSIIRPQSAKHKLYAQRQESARKDVERAFGVLQKRWAIIRHPARVWEREKLADIMYGCIILHNMIVEDERGSYDIPDDNTYEQDNSPLRXQDLTMDQYGFAEVLEKNRAIRDRSTHRRLKEDLIEHIWQKFGGQPQQD, via the exons ATGATGTGGGAAGAAATTAATGATCCTACTGAAGCTGAGCTAGAAGCCCGGCTTGAAGCTCAACTTGAGATGAAATTGATGGCACGCCTAGCTGGGAACTCTAATCAGCGTGGAGGCTACACACGCAGGTACATCAGTAGAGATCATGAAGACGATCACAACAGGTTATttgctaaatattttttagacaATCCTTTGTACACCGATGATCAATTCCGTAGGAGATTTCGCATGAGGAGGCATCTTTTTTTGCACATTGTACAAGCTCTTGGCGAGTGGTCTCCATATTTTTGTCTTAGGACAGATGCATTTGGAAAGGTGGGTCTTTCACCATTTCAAAAATGCACTGCTGCCATGCGAATGTTGGCATATGGTACTCCAGCTGATCTTATGGATGAGACTTTTGGGGTAGCTGAAAGCACAGCAATGGAGTGTATGATCAATTTTGTTCAAGGTGTGAGGCACATATTTGGTAAACAATATTTACGTAGGCCTACCGAAGAGGATATTCAACGCTTACTTCAGTTTGGAGAGGCACATGGATTTCCTGGCATGTTGGGTAGTGTTGATTGCATGCATTGGGAATGGCAAAATTGTCCGGTTGCATGGAAGGGGCAATTCACACGTGGTGATTATGGGGTACCCACTATCATGCTTGAAGCGGTTGCCTCAAAAGACTTATGGATTTGGCATGCTTTTTTTGGTGCCGCTGGTTCAAATAATGATATTAATGTGTTAGACCAATCCCCATTATTTACTGATGTCCTACAAGGAAGAGCACCTCCTGTTCAATATACTCTCAATGAGTCAGATTACAACATGGGATACTATCTAGCTGATGGTATCTATCCAGAGTGGGCAACATTTGCCAAATCAATCATCAGACCACAGAGTGCTAAGCATAAATTGTATGCACAACGTCAGGAATCAGCTAGAAAAGATGTGGAAAGAGCCTTTGGGGTTCTACAGAAACGTTGGGCCATAATACGTCACCCGGCAAGAGTTTGGGAAAGAGAAAAGCTAGCAGATATAATGTATGGTTGTATTATTTTGCACAACATGATAGTTGAGGATGAGAGAGGTTCCTATGACATACCGGATGACAACACATATGAACAAGACAATTCTCCGCTCAGATAACAGGACTTGACCATGGACCAA TATGGATTTGCAGAGGTACTAGAGAAAAACAGGGCTATTCGTGATCGATCTACACATCGGCGTCTCAAGGAAGATTTGATAGAGCACATCTGGCAGAAATTTGGAGGTCAACCacaacaagattag